The Thermobifida halotolerans sequence GGTCATCCTCGCCATCGTCTGGCTGGCGCGCAGGGGCTAGCCGCTACCGGTCCGCGCCGGGCGGGAACTCGGCGGAACGGGAGAGCGCCGACCCGGCGACCAGGTCGGCGCTTGGGAACGGGCCGTTTCCCGGAGGTCAGCCCTGTTCCAGGAACACCTCCCGGGCCAGGAACGCGTGCCGGGAGTGGTCGGTGAACACCCCGTCGACGCCCGCCGCGAAGAACGCCTCGTACTCGGCGGCGAAGGACCCGTAGGCGGTCGGGTCGTCGCCGGAGCGCAGCGCCGGAGGCAGGAAGTGGTTCTCGCTGCGGAAGGTGTACGGATGCACCAGCAGGCCCGCCTCGTGGGCGTCGGCGACCAGGGAGGTGGGATCGCCCAGCGTCCCCTCGTCGGTGACCGGTACGACGAGGGACTTGACCGGGCCGATCGCGTCGGCGAAGGACGCGACCTCGGCCAGGCCCCCGGGGGTGGTGTAGGGCAGCCACGGTTCCCGCGCGCCCATGAGGAACACCAGCGGCACCTCCAGTTCCCGCAGCTTGCGCAGGCTGTCGGCCTCGAAGGACTGGAGGAACACCGGAACGCGCGGCTCGGGACCGCTCAGGCCGCGCTCGCGCAGCAGTCGGACCAGCGGCGGCTCCAACTCCAGGCCGACCGACTCGTGGTAGGCGGGGTGCTTGGTCTCCGGGTAGATCCCGATCGGCCGACCCAGTTCCGCGGTCAGCTCCACGGCCAGGTCGATGATCTCCTCCAGGGTCGGGATCCCGTACTCGCCGTCGTGCTCGGCGCTGTACGGGCGCACCTCGGGCAGCCGCTCCACCGCGCGCAGCGTCCTGATCTCCGCGAGCGTGAAGTCCTGGGCGAAGAACCCGGTGACCTCCTCGCCGTCGA is a genomic window containing:
- a CDS encoding glycerophosphodiester phosphodiesterase family protein, with protein sequence MRRNKRLPHIKIISHRGASGHRPEHTLASYALGARYGGDFIEVDLVATKDGHLIARHEPEIGHSTDVASRPEFADRRRTLTIDGEEVTGFFAQDFTLAEIRTLRAVERLPEVRPYSAEHDGEYGIPTLEEIIDLAVELTAELGRPIGIYPETKHPAYHESVGLELEPPLVRLLRERGLSGPEPRVPVFLQSFEADSLRKLRELEVPLVFLMGAREPWLPYTTPGGLAEVASFADAIGPVKSLVVPVTDEGTLGDPTSLVADAHEAGLLVHPYTFRSENHFLPPALRSGDDPTAYGSFAAEYEAFFAAGVDGVFTDHSRHAFLAREVFLEQG